A stretch of Bordetella genomosp. 13 DNA encodes these proteins:
- the mmsB gene encoding multiple monosaccharide ABC transporter permease, translated as MSTSIIQREPGDRRIGAYLSSHVRDYGLLVALVAILALFQVLTDGTLMRPVNITNLLLQNSYIVIMALGMLMVIVSGHIDLSVGSVMGFIGALSAVLIIQLGWPVWTAVPACLAAGMAIGAAQGYFIAFWKIPAFIVTLAGMLIFRGLSLWLLEGQSVGPFPREFQLLSTGFVPDLFGAGKPNLTALAVGLASVALLVHLSLRTWSRNRRYGMDVEPAAFLAARLLIVSAAILFVTWKLAGFRGLPNVLVSMAVLTAVYVFITERTTLGRRIYALGGNEKAARISGIKTERLTFLTFVNMGLLAALAGLIFAARLNTATPRAGFGLELDVIAAVFIGGASASGGTGKIIGAVVGAFIMGVMNNGMSILGIGIDYQQVIKGFALLAAVFFDVYNRRRQG; from the coding sequence ATGAGTACATCCATCATCCAGCGCGAGCCGGGCGACCGCCGGATCGGCGCCTATCTTTCGAGCCACGTGCGCGACTACGGGCTGCTGGTGGCGCTGGTCGCCATCCTGGCCCTGTTCCAGGTGCTGACCGACGGCACCCTGATGCGGCCTGTCAACATCACCAATCTGCTGCTGCAGAACAGCTACATCGTCATCATGGCGCTGGGCATGCTGATGGTGATCGTATCCGGCCACATCGACCTGTCGGTCGGATCGGTGATGGGATTCATCGGGGCGCTGTCCGCCGTGCTCATCATTCAGCTGGGCTGGCCTGTCTGGACTGCGGTGCCCGCCTGCCTGGCGGCCGGCATGGCCATCGGCGCGGCCCAGGGGTACTTCATCGCGTTCTGGAAGATTCCCGCCTTCATCGTGACCTTGGCCGGCATGCTGATATTCCGCGGCCTGTCGCTGTGGCTGCTGGAGGGCCAGTCCGTCGGCCCGTTCCCGCGCGAGTTCCAGCTGCTGTCCACGGGCTTCGTGCCTGACCTGTTCGGCGCGGGCAAGCCCAATCTCACGGCCCTCGCCGTCGGCCTGGCCAGCGTGGCGCTGCTCGTCCATCTGTCGCTGCGCACCTGGTCCCGCAACCGCCGCTATGGCATGGACGTCGAGCCCGCGGCATTCCTCGCAGCGCGCCTGCTGATCGTCTCGGCGGCCATCTTGTTCGTCACATGGAAGCTCGCGGGTTTCCGAGGTCTGCCCAACGTGCTGGTCTCGATGGCGGTGCTGACCGCGGTGTACGTCTTCATCACTGAAAGGACCACGCTGGGGCGGCGCATCTACGCGCTGGGCGGCAACGAGAAGGCTGCGCGCATCTCGGGCATCAAGACCGAGCGGCTGACCTTCCTCACGTTCGTGAACATGGGCTTGCTGGCGGCGTTGGCCGGGCTGATCTTCGCGGCGCGGCTGAACACCGCCACGCCTCGTGCCGGCTTCGGGCTCGAGCTGGACGTGATCGCGGCGGTGTTCATCGGCGGCGCCTCGGCATCGGGCGGCACGGGCAAGATCATCGGCGCCGTAGTGGGCGCCTTCATCATGGGCGTCATGAACAACGGCATGTCCATCCTGGGCATCGGTATCGATTACCAGCAGGTGATCAAGGGATTCGCGCTGCTGGCCGCCGTGTTCTTCGATGTCTACAACCGACGCAGACAGGGCTGA
- the mmsA gene encoding multiple monosaccharide ABC transporter ATP-binding protein, with product MAYLLEMRAITKTFPGVKALNRVSLAVRQGEIHAICGENGAGKSTLMKVLSGVYPHGSYDGDIVYDGEVVRFRSIRDSESRGIVIIHQELALVPQLSIAENLFLGNERAAGGVISWHETFRQAGALLCKVGLADPPGTVVGTLGVGKQQLVEIAKALSKDVRLLILDEPTAALSEADSQALLDLLLGLKAQGITSIIISHKLNEVRRVADRVSVIRDGTTVSTLDAEAGPLCEDRIVRDMVGRDLSQRYPPRERRAGAAVFEVRDWNVWHPRQPGRQMIRSVSLTVRAAEVVGIAGLMGAGRTELALSLFGRSYGRDISGEVRVRGRPVDVSDVPRAIEAGMAYVTEDRKSLGLLLEDSLLRNVTLAGLRRVSRAGVLDRRREIAVAERYQAAMRIRTPSVFQKVGHLSGGNQQKVVLSKWLFTEPDVLILDEPTRGIDVGAKYEIYGIINELSAQGKAVLMISSELPELLGMCDRIYVMNEGAFVGELDAEQATQERIMSLIVRDQEQAA from the coding sequence ATGGCCTATCTGCTCGAGATGCGCGCCATCACGAAGACCTTTCCGGGCGTGAAGGCGCTGAACCGGGTCAGCCTCGCCGTCAGGCAGGGCGAGATTCATGCGATCTGCGGCGAGAACGGCGCCGGAAAGTCCACGCTGATGAAGGTGCTGTCGGGCGTATACCCCCACGGCTCCTACGACGGCGATATCGTCTACGACGGCGAGGTCGTGCGCTTTCGCTCGATCCGCGACAGCGAGTCGCGCGGCATCGTCATCATCCATCAAGAGCTCGCGCTGGTGCCCCAGTTGTCGATCGCCGAGAACCTTTTCCTCGGCAACGAGCGGGCGGCGGGCGGCGTGATCTCGTGGCACGAGACGTTCCGCCAGGCCGGCGCGCTGTTGTGCAAGGTCGGACTGGCCGACCCGCCCGGCACCGTGGTCGGCACGCTGGGCGTGGGCAAGCAGCAACTGGTGGAAATCGCCAAGGCGCTGTCCAAGGACGTGCGGCTGCTCATCCTGGACGAGCCCACGGCGGCATTGTCCGAAGCCGACAGCCAGGCCTTGCTCGACTTGCTGCTGGGGCTGAAGGCGCAGGGAATCACGTCGATCATCATCAGCCACAAGCTGAACGAGGTGCGGCGCGTCGCCGACCGCGTCAGCGTGATACGGGACGGCACGACCGTCTCGACCCTGGACGCCGAGGCGGGGCCACTGTGCGAGGATCGCATCGTTCGCGACATGGTGGGGCGCGACCTGTCGCAGCGCTATCCGCCGCGCGAGCGCCGGGCCGGCGCAGCGGTGTTCGAGGTGCGCGACTGGAACGTCTGGCACCCCAGGCAACCCGGCCGGCAGATGATCCGCAGCGTCTCGCTCACCGTGCGCGCGGCGGAGGTCGTGGGCATCGCCGGGCTGATGGGGGCCGGCCGCACCGAGCTTGCCCTGTCGCTGTTCGGGCGCAGCTACGGCCGCGACATCTCGGGCGAGGTGCGGGTGCGGGGACGGCCGGTCGACGTATCGGACGTGCCCCGCGCCATCGAGGCCGGCATGGCCTACGTCACCGAGGACCGCAAGTCGCTGGGTCTGCTGCTGGAGGATTCGCTGTTGCGCAACGTGACGCTGGCCGGACTGCGGCGGGTGTCGCGGGCCGGCGTACTCGATCGCCGCCGCGAGATTGCGGTGGCCGAGAGGTACCAGGCCGCCATGCGCATTCGCACGCCCTCGGTATTCCAGAAGGTGGGCCATCTGTCGGGCGGCAATCAGCAGAAGGTGGTGCTGTCCAAGTGGCTGTTCACCGAGCCCGACGTGCTGATCCTGGACGAGCCCACGCGCGGCATCGACGTGGGCGCGAAGTACGAGATTTACGGAATCATCAATGAACTCAGCGCCCAGGGCAAGGCAGTGCTCATGATTTCGTCGGAGCTGCCGGAGCTGCTTGGCATGTGCGACCGCATCTACGTGATGAACGAGGGCGCGTTCGTGGGGGAGCTCGATGCCGAGCAGGCGACCCAGGAACGCATCATGTCGCTCATCGTCCGGGACCAGGAGCAGGCAGCATGA
- the chvE gene encoding multiple monosaccharide ABC transporter substrate-binding protein produces MFKSTLAAVLAAGAACVASAAAAATVGIAMPTQSSPRWIADGNAMVKLFQEAGYDTQLQFAEDDIPNQLAQIENMITRGVDVLVIAAIDGSALTSALENAAAADVKIVAYDRLIRGTEHVDYYATFDNFKVGVQQAQSLVQGLKQRFGDVRPWNVELFGGSPDDNNAYFFYDGAMSVLKPLIDAGDIRIASGQTGMSKVGTMRWDGAAAQARMDNLLSSAYTDKRLQGVLSPYDGMSIGILSSLKGVGYGSAGQPMPVVTGQDAERPSIKSILAKEQYSTIFKDTRELAKAAVGMVDAMLKGGKPKVNDTKTYDNGVKVVPAFLLQPTVVDAANWEDVLVRSGYYTKSDLQ; encoded by the coding sequence ATGTTCAAGTCAACGCTGGCCGCCGTGTTGGCGGCCGGGGCGGCATGCGTGGCTTCAGCCGCCGCCGCCGCGACGGTCGGCATCGCCATGCCGACCCAGTCGTCCCCGCGCTGGATCGCGGATGGCAACGCCATGGTCAAGCTGTTCCAGGAGGCGGGCTACGACACGCAGCTGCAGTTCGCCGAGGACGACATCCCGAACCAGTTGGCCCAGATCGAGAACATGATCACCCGCGGTGTCGACGTGCTCGTCATCGCTGCCATCGATGGCAGCGCACTGACCAGCGCGCTGGAGAACGCGGCGGCTGCCGACGTCAAGATCGTGGCCTACGACCGCCTGATCCGCGGCACTGAGCACGTGGACTACTACGCCACGTTCGACAACTTCAAGGTGGGCGTGCAGCAGGCGCAGTCCCTGGTGCAGGGACTGAAGCAGCGCTTCGGCGACGTCAGGCCATGGAACGTCGAACTCTTCGGCGGCAGTCCGGACGACAACAACGCCTATTTCTTCTACGACGGCGCCATGTCCGTGCTCAAGCCGCTGATCGACGCGGGCGACATCCGGATCGCGTCGGGCCAGACGGGCATGTCGAAAGTCGGCACCATGCGGTGGGATGGAGCCGCGGCGCAGGCCCGCATGGACAACCTGCTGTCCTCCGCCTACACGGACAAGCGCCTGCAGGGTGTGCTGTCGCCCTACGACGGCATGTCCATCGGCATCCTCTCCTCGCTGAAGGGCGTGGGCTACGGCTCGGCAGGGCAGCCCATGCCGGTGGTCACCGGGCAGGATGCGGAGCGGCCGTCGATCAAGTCGATCCTGGCGAAGGAACAGTACTCCACCATCTTCAAAGACACCCGGGAGCTGGCCAAGGCCGCGGTCGGCATGGTCGACGCCATGCTCAAGGGCGGCAAACCCAAGGTCAACGACACCAAGACCTACGACAACGGCGTGAAGGTCGTGCCCGCGTTTCTGCTGCAGCCCACGGTGGTCGACGCGGCGAATTGGGAAGATGTGCTGGTTCGCTCGGGCTACTACACCAAATCCGATCTCCAGTAG
- a CDS encoding LysR substrate-binding domain-containing protein encodes MHTRPRFSLKPTQMQLVAAIADLNQLQLAARKVAMSQPAASRMLADMEAAAGGALFHRHAKGMVPTELGQLVIRRARALLRELQSLSEDIDVYRSGAGGEVRIGAVTGPAAGVLVDAIRAFKQTSPTAAVTVEVLPSRDLVQHLSKGELDFALARLLPEFDSQDYTLQPMRDEKVAVVVRRAHPLSRRRPVQLGDLAEYEWIMQARGNPIRETTLESFGELGLREPRNIVNSPSLVFTLAYLRATDAIAALSEEVADLLTKRDMGGAFAVLPLGGDMRVSPYFLMTLRNRPLSPAAQALRGLVLEAAHRPAAT; translated from the coding sequence ATGCATACGCGCCCCCGTTTCTCGCTCAAGCCCACGCAGATGCAACTGGTCGCCGCGATCGCAGACCTGAACCAGCTGCAGCTCGCCGCGCGGAAGGTGGCAATGTCCCAACCCGCCGCATCGCGGATGCTGGCCGACATGGAGGCGGCGGCAGGCGGGGCGCTGTTTCATCGGCATGCCAAGGGCATGGTGCCCACCGAACTGGGTCAGTTGGTGATACGCCGTGCACGAGCGCTGCTGCGCGAACTGCAGAGCCTGAGCGAAGACATCGACGTCTATCGCTCGGGCGCCGGCGGCGAGGTCAGAATCGGCGCAGTGACCGGTCCCGCCGCCGGCGTGCTGGTCGACGCCATCCGAGCCTTCAAGCAGACGAGTCCAACCGCCGCCGTCACCGTCGAGGTCCTGCCGTCCCGAGACCTGGTCCAGCATCTGTCCAAGGGCGAACTCGATTTCGCGCTGGCTCGGCTGCTGCCCGAATTCGACAGCCAGGACTACACCCTGCAGCCCATGCGCGACGAAAAGGTGGCGGTGGTCGTGCGGCGCGCGCACCCTTTGTCCCGCCGGCGGCCGGTGCAGCTGGGCGACCTCGCCGAATACGAATGGATCATGCAGGCGCGCGGCAACCCGATCCGGGAGACCACGCTCGAATCGTTCGGCGAACTGGGGCTGCGCGAACCGCGCAACATCGTGAACTCGCCTTCACTGGTCTTTACGCTTGCCTACCTGCGCGCGACCGACGCCATCGCCGCCTTGTCGGAAGAAGTGGCGGACCTGTTGACGAAGCGGGACATGGGCGGCGCGTTCGCCGTGCTGCCCCTGGGCGGCGACATGCGCGTGTCGCCCTATTTTTTGATGACGCTGCGCAACCGGCCGCTGTCGCCCGCGGCGCAGGCGTTGCGCGGGCTGGTGCTCGAGGCGGCCCATCGCCCGGCCGCGACATAG
- a CDS encoding helix-turn-helix domain-containing protein — MAAELLGLLHGNAGLHEFGKRLAALEGLPDALPEKNGLIELARMAMGLRNRLEQHEQRERGMLAVIESAQDLAGRLDLSELLRAIVTRARDLLRAHLCWLTIYDAEAGEFKVVVSEGAIAARTGRMTARRNLGVAGVVMSTRLPFATPDYLHDNRFSHDPALDDIFRDEGVAALVGAPLIWDDAVIGLLFVADRYHRTHTALNVSILCTLATHAAVAINNAKAFSDAQSALEKADAARAELERHASDVQGAVEAHERLTSLLARGASLDELCQSIAELLQGCVLVLDEMHHVIGRASAAGYASEAAEAYAPHGPHSAALTRALRESRRAGRSMLAYDSDGEQCRAIAVIGGEGVLGAILLFRRHEMRDISVRTFERSSSVIGIVLLSQERMEASHSRDVSELLRSLVSPRQGEHALARDRASRHGLDLAQPLALMLVEADGHEPGFLARRLRAGLALPGLVLDEIDGLLAFVCAAERAPALQIAFAEIGRRDLANAYRGVISRPARSVAELPGLYAALRRALPVAGRLGMQGGILGQNELALYSVLFETQDRASLATFLDSTIGPVLQHDRRRGTTLAETLLAYFDGGQNARATAARLGIHVNTMRQRLTTLETLAGPWNDSRRGLEIHVALRLWRIGADDG; from the coding sequence GTGGCCGCCGAGCTGCTCGGCCTGCTGCACGGCAACGCCGGCCTGCACGAGTTCGGCAAACGTCTGGCGGCGCTCGAGGGCCTGCCCGACGCGCTGCCCGAGAAGAACGGCCTCATCGAGCTGGCGCGCATGGCCATGGGCCTGCGCAACCGCCTGGAGCAGCACGAGCAGCGCGAGCGCGGCATGCTGGCGGTGATCGAGTCGGCCCAGGACCTGGCCGGCCGGCTGGACCTGTCCGAGCTGCTGCGGGCCATCGTCACGCGCGCACGCGACCTGCTGCGCGCGCACCTGTGCTGGCTCACCATCTACGATGCCGAGGCGGGCGAGTTCAAGGTGGTGGTGTCGGAAGGCGCTATCGCCGCGCGCACCGGGCGGATGACGGCGCGTCGCAACCTGGGTGTGGCCGGCGTGGTGATGTCGACGCGCTTGCCGTTTGCCACGCCGGACTATCTGCACGACAACCGCTTCAGCCACGATCCCGCGCTGGACGACATCTTCCGCGACGAGGGCGTCGCAGCGCTGGTGGGCGCTCCGCTGATCTGGGACGACGCGGTCATCGGGCTGCTGTTCGTGGCGGATCGATATCACCGCACGCACACGGCCCTGAACGTGTCGATCCTTTGCACGCTGGCCACACATGCGGCAGTGGCGATCAACAACGCCAAGGCCTTTTCGGACGCGCAGTCCGCGTTGGAGAAGGCCGACGCCGCACGGGCCGAGCTGGAGCGGCACGCCAGCGACGTGCAGGGAGCGGTGGAGGCGCACGAGCGCCTGACGTCGCTGCTGGCGCGCGGGGCATCGCTGGACGAACTGTGCCAGTCGATCGCGGAGCTTCTGCAGGGCTGCGTCCTGGTGCTGGACGAGATGCACCACGTGATCGGCAGGGCCAGCGCGGCGGGCTACGCCAGCGAAGCCGCCGAGGCCTATGCGCCGCATGGCCCGCACAGCGCCGCCCTGACTCGCGCGCTGCGCGAGAGCCGCCGCGCCGGCCGCTCCATGCTGGCCTATGACAGCGATGGCGAACAATGCCGCGCCATCGCGGTGATCGGAGGCGAGGGCGTGCTCGGAGCCATCCTGCTGTTTCGGCGCCACGAGATGCGCGACATTTCCGTGCGGACTTTCGAACGCTCGTCCAGCGTGATAGGAATCGTGCTGCTTTCACAAGAACGCATGGAGGCCAGCCATAGCCGCGACGTATCCGAGCTGCTGCGCTCGCTCGTCTCGCCGCGGCAGGGCGAGCATGCGCTGGCGCGCGACCGCGCGAGCCGCCACGGGCTCGATCTGGCGCAGCCGCTGGCGCTCATGCTCGTCGAGGCGGACGGCCACGAACCCGGCTTCCTGGCCAGGCGACTGCGCGCCGGCCTGGCCTTGCCCGGACTGGTGCTGGACGAGATCGACGGGCTGCTGGCGTTCGTCTGCGCGGCCGAGCGCGCGCCCGCGCTGCAAATCGCCTTTGCGGAGATCGGCCGGCGCGACCTGGCCAACGCGTATCGGGGGGTGATCTCCCGGCCGGCACGCAGCGTGGCGGAACTTCCGGGGCTGTACGCCGCGCTGCGCCGCGCGCTGCCCGTGGCGGGCCGCCTGGGCATGCAGGGCGGCATCCTGGGCCAGAACGAACTGGCGCTGTACTCGGTGCTGTTCGAGACGCAGGACCGCGCCAGCCTGGCGACGTTCCTGGATTCGACCATCGGCCCGGTGCTGCAGCACGATCGTCGGCGCGGCACGACGCTGGCGGAAACGCTGCTGGCGTACTTCGACGGCGGCCAGAATGCCAGGGCCACTGCCGCGCGCCTGGGCATCCACGTCAACACAATGCGTCAACGGCTGACGACTCTGGAGACACTGGCCGGTCCCTGGAACGACAGCCGTCGCGGGCTGGAGATCCACGTGGCGCTTCGGCTGTGGCGGATTGGCGCCGATGACGGCTGA
- a CDS encoding SDR family oxidoreductase: protein MYTSLIDALRPVPGLRVLVTAGAAGIGAAVARAFREVGGRVHVCDIDRAALDRLTDEAPGITTTLADASAPRDVDAVFDDVRSALGGLDVLVSNVGIAGPTGPIETLQQSDWARTVDVNLNSHFYFARQAVPLLKRSDSNPCLIAMSSVAGRLGYPLRTPYASTKWALVGLVKSLAIELGPEGVRVNAILPGTVEGERMERVIGARAAAAGVSAQAMRDEYLRKISLRRMVTVDDVAAMALFLCSPAARNITGQAISVDGNLEYL, encoded by the coding sequence GTGTACACGAGCCTCATCGATGCATTGCGGCCCGTTCCGGGGCTGCGCGTACTGGTGACAGCGGGCGCAGCGGGCATCGGCGCCGCCGTGGCACGCGCGTTCCGCGAGGTGGGCGGCCGCGTGCACGTATGCGATATCGACCGCGCGGCGCTGGACCGCCTGACCGACGAGGCTCCCGGCATCACCACGACCCTGGCGGACGCGTCGGCGCCGCGGGACGTGGACGCAGTCTTCGACGACGTGCGCAGCGCCTTGGGCGGCCTGGACGTTCTCGTCAGCAACGTAGGCATCGCCGGTCCGACCGGACCCATCGAAACGCTGCAGCAGTCCGATTGGGCTCGCACGGTGGACGTCAACCTGAACAGCCATTTCTATTTCGCCCGCCAGGCCGTGCCGCTGCTCAAGCGCTCGGACAGCAACCCCTGCCTGATCGCCATGAGCTCGGTGGCCGGCCGCCTGGGGTACCCGTTGCGCACGCCGTATGCCTCGACCAAATGGGCGTTGGTCGGCCTGGTGAAATCGCTGGCGATCGAACTGGGTCCCGAGGGCGTACGCGTGAACGCCATCCTGCCGGGCACCGTGGAAGGCGAGCGCATGGAGCGCGTGATCGGCGCCCGCGCCGCGGCGGCAGGCGTGTCGGCGCAGGCCATGCGCGACGAGTACCTGCGCAAGATCTCGCTGCGCCGCATGGTCACGGTGGACGACGTGGCGGCCATGGCGCTGTTCCTGTGTTCGCCCGCGGCGCGCAACATCACCGGCCAGGCGATCAGCGTGGACGGCAACCTGGAGTATCTCTAG
- a CDS encoding branched-chain amino acid ABC transporter substrate-binding protein: MKTYDRRALAAATLALCCAAPAAAAPVKIGLVETLSGPQASSGQAYRAAVRYTVDQINAQGGWNGQPVQLLEYDNQGGPAGAADKLKAAAADGVQIVVQGASSAIGGQITEDVRKHNLRNPGKEMVYINMGAEALELTGEKCNFYHFRFAGNAQVRTRALVEGMKKAGALGTRVYAINQNYSWGQDMERAVVENQQAGGYTVVDKTLHDVNKIQDFAPYVAKIAGSGADTVITGNWSNDLLLLMKASRAAGLKARYGTVYLDQPGNLANAGELAAGSFVVHTFNAEAGGAQGEQFVADYQARTGRPPVFIEPQTVYGMKMVADALKRTPADKGALDVNTFALALETARIDTPMGPMSMRAADHQAQLPMVVSVVARDAKYKVDGTELGFKPVLTLSAEQASTPAQASCKMKRPD, translated from the coding sequence ATGAAGACCTACGATCGCAGAGCACTCGCGGCGGCCACACTGGCCCTGTGCTGCGCCGCGCCCGCGGCGGCCGCTCCCGTGAAGATCGGCCTGGTGGAAACGCTGTCCGGGCCGCAGGCCTCGTCGGGGCAGGCCTACCGTGCCGCCGTGCGCTACACCGTGGACCAGATCAATGCGCAGGGCGGCTGGAACGGCCAACCGGTCCAGCTGCTGGAGTACGACAATCAGGGCGGACCTGCCGGCGCGGCCGACAAGCTGAAGGCAGCCGCGGCCGACGGCGTGCAGATCGTCGTGCAGGGCGCCTCGTCGGCCATCGGCGGGCAGATCACGGAAGACGTGCGCAAGCACAACCTGCGCAATCCCGGCAAGGAAATGGTCTACATCAACATGGGCGCAGAGGCGCTGGAGCTGACCGGCGAGAAGTGCAACTTCTACCATTTCCGCTTCGCCGGCAACGCCCAGGTGCGCACGCGCGCGCTGGTCGAGGGCATGAAGAAGGCCGGCGCCCTGGGAACGAGGGTCTACGCCATCAACCAGAATTACTCCTGGGGCCAGGACATGGAACGCGCCGTCGTCGAAAACCAGCAGGCCGGCGGCTATACCGTGGTGGACAAGACGCTGCACGACGTGAACAAGATCCAGGACTTCGCCCCCTACGTCGCCAAGATCGCCGGCTCGGGAGCCGATACCGTCATCACCGGCAACTGGTCCAACGACCTGCTGCTGCTGATGAAGGCGTCCCGGGCCGCGGGCCTGAAGGCGCGCTACGGCACCGTGTACCTGGACCAGCCCGGCAACCTGGCCAATGCCGGCGAGCTGGCGGCGGGCAGCTTCGTGGTCCACACCTTCAATGCCGAGGCCGGCGGCGCACAGGGCGAACAGTTCGTGGCCGACTACCAGGCCAGGACCGGCCGGCCGCCCGTCTTCATCGAGCCGCAGACCGTCTACGGCATGAAGATGGTGGCCGACGCATTGAAGCGCACCCCGGCCGACAAGGGCGCGCTGGACGTCAACACCTTCGCGCTGGCCCTGGAGACGGCCCGCATCGACACCCCGATGGGTCCGATGAGCATGCGCGCCGCCGACCACCAGGCGCAACTGCCCATGGTGGTGTCGGTGGTGGCGCGCGATGCCAAGTACAAGGTGGACGGAACCGAACTGGGCTTCAAGCCCGTTCTGACGCTGTCGGCCGAGCAGGCGTCCACGCCGGCACAGGCCAGCTGCAAGATGAAGCGCCCCGACTAG
- a CDS encoding branched-chain amino acid ABC transporter permease has product MEQLLFSLLNGIVYGLLLFMVSAGLTLIFGMMGVLNFAHASFYMLGAYFAYTLQGSVGFWPAIVAAPLLVGLVGVAVERYFLRRVHHHGHAHELLLTFGLSFIIAESIKLFFGNYPVDYRVPAFLDFAAFTLGGTQYPAYRLLMGGIAIAMFVIIYLVLTRTRVGIVVRSAIHRPRMAEALGHNVPLVFMAVFGAGAALAGLAGAVAGAFYTTNPNMALELGVMVFVVVVVGGLGSLAGAMLASLLIGILTSLAVSVDTSMADLLSLVGAGAWAHEMGGLMTLRLSSLAATLPFALMLLILLVRPGGLMGEKG; this is encoded by the coding sequence ATGGAACAACTTCTTTTCTCGCTCTTGAACGGCATCGTCTACGGGCTGCTGCTGTTCATGGTGTCTGCGGGTCTGACCCTCATCTTCGGCATGATGGGCGTGCTCAACTTCGCGCACGCGTCGTTCTACATGCTGGGCGCCTACTTCGCGTACACGCTGCAGGGCTCGGTGGGCTTCTGGCCTGCGATCGTCGCCGCGCCGCTGCTGGTCGGGCTGGTAGGCGTGGCGGTCGAGCGCTACTTCCTGCGCCGCGTCCACCATCACGGCCATGCCCACGAGCTGCTGCTGACCTTCGGCCTGTCTTTCATCATCGCCGAATCCATCAAGCTGTTCTTCGGCAACTATCCGGTCGACTACCGCGTGCCGGCCTTCCTGGACTTCGCTGCCTTCACCCTCGGCGGCACGCAGTATCCGGCCTACCGGCTGCTGATGGGCGGCATTGCCATCGCCATGTTCGTCATCATCTACCTGGTGTTGACGCGTACCCGCGTGGGCATCGTGGTGCGCTCCGCAATCCACCGGCCGCGCATGGCCGAGGCTCTTGGCCACAACGTGCCGCTGGTGTTCATGGCCGTCTTCGGGGCCGGGGCGGCGCTGGCAGGATTGGCCGGGGCCGTGGCCGGCGCCTTCTACACCACCAATCCGAACATGGCGCTGGAACTTGGAGTGATGGTGTTCGTGGTGGTCGTGGTCGGCGGATTGGGATCGCTGGCCGGCGCCATGCTGGCCTCGCTGCTGATCGGCATACTGACCTCGCTGGCTGTGTCGGTGGACACCAGCATGGCTGACCTGCTTTCGCTGGTGGGTGCGGGCGCATGGGCGCACGAGATGGGCGGACTGATGACCCTCAGGCTGTCCAGCCTGGCCGCCACCTTGCCTTTCGCCCTGATGCTGCTGATCCTGCTGGTTCGACCGGGCGGCCTCATGGGCGAGAAGGGGTGA